In Meles meles chromosome 14, mMelMel3.1 paternal haplotype, whole genome shotgun sequence, a single window of DNA contains:
- the SERTM1 gene encoding serine-rich and transmembrane domain-containing protein 1, with protein MSEPDSSSVFSGNMENGTFLELFPTSLSTSVDPSSGHLSNVYIYVSIFLSLLAFLLLLLIIALQRLKNIISSSSSYPEYPSDAGSSFTNLEVCSISSQRSTFSNLSS; from the coding sequence ATGTCTGAACCTGACTCTTCATCTGTATTTTCGGGTAACATGGAAAATGGAACTTTCCTTGAGCTATTTCCCACATCCCTGTCCACGTCAGTGGACCCTTCCTCAGGTCACCTCTCAAACGTCTACATCTATGTGTCCATATTCCTCAGCCTTCTAGcatttctgcttctgcttttAATCATTGCCCTCCAGAGGCTCAAAAATATCATCTCCTCCAGTTCCTCCTACCCAGAGTATCCAAGCGATGCTGGAAGTTCTTTCACCAATTTGGAAGTCTGTAGTATTTCCTCTCAAAGGTCCActttctcaaacctttcctcatgA